From Methanoculleus oceani, a single genomic window includes:
- the mtrB gene encoding tetrahydromethanopterin S-methyltransferase subunit MtrB, which produces MAYIQVLPEYGLVVDPMVGIVTTAGVSYTPVLEQVAELEKITDDLVGMLSGEGNFLASFPNREGVLNVAGGVTAFWYGMAIGLLVAGVIVLGLL; this is translated from the coding sequence ATGGCATACATTCAGGTACTGCCTGAGTACGGACTGGTCGTCGACCCGATGGTCGGTATCGTCACCACTGCCGGTGTCTCGTACACCCCCGTGCTCGAGCAGGTAGCGGAACTCGAGAAGATCACCGACGACCTGGTCGGCATGCTCTCCGGGGAGGGCAACTTCCTGGCATCGTTCCCGAACAGGGAGGGAGTTCTCAACGTCGCCGGAGGCGTGACCGCATTCTGGTATGGCATGGCAATCGGCCTTCTGGTTGCCGGTGTCATAGTATTAGGACTGCTGTGA
- the mtrC gene encoding tetrahydromethanopterin S-methyltransferase subunit MtrC — MSVKIEVGAGGIPHNQILIYGLVGSLVLIYLTYLNTVTNTQYFAFFGGLAAVAALIWGTDTIKHLCSYGLGTGVPSAGMIALGSGVVGALFGATTGILAPIVAIIVAAIIGAVAGVLANNVVRMDIPVMIISLTELAIVGAMTVLGLAAMACGTFEFLGMITGTVVILGFAVQTYEASLIGGSIIAVIFMLGAIAIQHSFNACLGPGEQQDRTLMLAAECGFLSMITVAIISFAFIGFLPALVALLVSVIGWFYTYTRYIALAKRDAYAWLDAKPILEPKGGA, encoded by the coding sequence ATGTCGGTAAAAATTGAAGTAGGAGCAGGCGGCATCCCCCACAACCAGATCCTGATCTACGGGCTCGTGGGATCGCTCGTCCTCATCTACCTGACATACCTGAACACGGTCACCAACACCCAGTACTTCGCGTTCTTCGGCGGGCTTGCTGCCGTGGCCGCGCTCATCTGGGGTACCGACACGATCAAGCACCTCTGCAGCTACGGTCTCGGTACCGGTGTCCCGTCGGCGGGTATGATCGCGCTCGGGTCCGGTGTCGTCGGCGCGCTCTTCGGAGCCACGACCGGCATCCTCGCACCCATCGTTGCGATCATCGTCGCCGCGATCATCGGTGCGGTCGCCGGAGTACTGGCGAACAACGTCGTCCGGATGGACATCCCGGTCATGATCATCTCCCTGACCGAACTCGCGATCGTCGGCGCGATGACCGTGCTCGGCCTCGCAGCAATGGCCTGCGGAACGTTCGAATTCCTCGGCATGATCACCGGCACGGTCGTCATCCTCGGATTCGCGGTGCAGACCTACGAAGCTTCCCTCATCGGCGGCAGCATCATCGCCGTGATCTTCATGCTCGGTGCCATCGCCATCCAGCACTCCTTCAACGCCTGTCTCGGGCCGGGGGAGCAGCAGGACCGGACGCTCATGCTCGCCGCGGAGTGCGGATTCCTGAGCATGATCACCGTTGCGATCATCTCGTTCGCGTTCATCGGGTTCCTCCCCGCTCTCGTCGCGCTGCTGGTCTCCGTCATCGGGTGGTTCTACACCTACACGCGGTACATCGCGCTTGCGAAGCGTGACGCCTACGCATGGCTCGACGCAAAGCCGATCCTGGAGCCCAAGGGAGGTGCCTAA
- the mtrD gene encoding tetrahydromethanopterin S-methyltransferase subunit D, whose protein sequence is MSALGGPKQTGGVQPPTAMGLVLSIVLIIVALALAFFLVQMAGVIALLGIIIGGVLIGFGVHFVPVGGAPAAMGQAPGIATGVAMLAAGAGLAGLFGGAWAAPFGLAVALAGGAVGGGLLMAITCTMVNVIYVFGMGIPSASGKVDKDPITGDTFPEYKSQGTEGHGLPFISWVGGVIGGALGGLGGTLIYLELLDVYQAQLPVLLNATVEQIAPVAISLAGIFAVGLFLMNAVLAAYNITGTIEGPHDPKFKRFPRAVIAAAAASAVAGFFAIALLELVGVF, encoded by the coding sequence ATGAGCGCACTCGGCGGACCTAAACAGACAGGAGGCGTCCAGCCCCCGACGGCAATGGGCCTCGTTCTCAGTATTGTTCTTATCATCGTCGCGCTTGCGCTCGCCTTCTTCCTCGTACAGATGGCAGGCGTGATCGCGCTCCTCGGCATCATCATCGGCGGCGTCCTGATCGGATTCGGCGTCCACTTCGTCCCGGTCGGCGGTGCTCCCGCTGCAATGGGACAGGCACCCGGTATCGCGACCGGTGTCGCGATGCTCGCTGCCGGTGCCGGCCTTGCCGGACTCTTCGGTGGCGCATGGGCCGCCCCCTTCGGACTCGCTGTCGCCCTCGCGGGCGGTGCGGTCGGCGGCGGGCTCTTAATGGCGATCACCTGTACGATGGTCAACGTCATCTACGTCTTCGGTATGGGTATCCCGTCCGCTTCAGGTAAGGTCGATAAGGACCCGATCACGGGCGACACCTTCCCCGAGTACAAGAGCCAGGGTACCGAGGGGCACGGCCTCCCGTTCATCTCCTGGGTCGGCGGTGTCATCGGCGGCGCACTCGGTGGTCTTGGGGGAACGCTCATCTACCTCGAGCTCCTCGACGTCTACCAGGCGCAGCTGCCCGTACTCCTGAACGCAACGGTCGAGCAGATCGCGCCCGTCGCCATCTCGCTTGCCGGTATCTTCGCGGTCGGTCTGTTCCTGATGAACGCCGTGCTTGCCGCGTACAACATCACCGGTACGATCGAAGGGCCGCACGACCCCAAGTTCAAGAGATTCCCGAGAGCAGTCATCGCAGCCGCTGCGGCATCCGCCGTTGCAGGCTTCTTCGCGATCGCGCTGCTCGAACTGGTGGGGGTATTCTAA